A genomic segment from Danio aesculapii chromosome 17, fDanAes4.1, whole genome shotgun sequence encodes:
- the mis18bp1 gene encoding mis18-binding protein 1, with the protein MYHPLQDYFIAPGVPKSTDMITPVKTKPKIASTRAPGSGRKLSNRDVLVMNSTAQSAEENSPNIPCELSSINATADVVPQDKADLMLKKGTETPAKIFARMKAKVQRQNSAGNEAASIHVNNLEICSGDQMSQKTNVSQETYVIAVSPPQSSQPEEIDSSQERSSERQIKVFNAESESFIAPFVLLEKIPRVMEAKRKQMPESPCRRNKQPIVLLEKVVPVEMLAQLQQKPVRFVSGLKDIRNKGACVVFGERSISEEKDYEKDLQIEQSSSPESDPFSRSESQSDCTEIVPGPTHNLLDDPLLLLSPRVLIPRKQASVLQSKRQARQVDGAVDEATNVTGIHLRDWVVKLLNKELVVDGIRIDTMIPWHSSFIVERISSNVLKTSSGGTYVLIGKMAKHPNSLFPSWFLKKFLFGFPKMWKEYLDQFLSAYTGSQKSQKDNSSSVKPPKARKNSTSKHPKVQDITTSPVTPTDGVQQDSAKVSRSGRIIKPPLEYWKGGRIVMDSEMNVTVHEDYSTSVPSTPKKPSSQISEEKSFRPETMERERCITSSSEDELSVPMRRIKQLSKPQEKIPSNPLPAENTTRNKPPRSQKGPLVVTTMSDSIHAAKQKASRPQRASLRKQCSAEKDTFLSSGTEMKEKTKVDAVNANFMPGDRGTTYDEQETGLEENPKTKCNSKSSQKQIQVEPQPMPHDCSSLRRSSRISSRIIYSTDSNSSFTSPDLPGRQRGKRITAQKQLTKSLKTSVLQHSNGHKEQIEQKSLRGSRRQKAISQKNPDDVLVDASTSFPTDDDDEERVQHEKNTTLLLRKAKQRKGKSQPKSNGPPFSLENMHSEHSEDEERVSNNRAKKSEKVKVNSRSKKPQAKNNTVNEQDDGKWTEEELQKLHESVNSLPKHQSGYWAHVAYVVGTRSAEECHERYNAHQRKNKIPRQRVSKKPAATEEPGKEVVEITAKAGTLKRRHQMRHFLDHMPKDDHDDVFNSSPMHNKQIKLPVFAANGDDEDFSQLQNPQTPSSSMSTSAKTPQCLHISPGMLGSINKNNLDKYIFHLQKNQKGRKRNKKSAQMEKLTPTPAVRKTLKRCVAQDDDFVVWNMLSDKDMPSRDDDSDEEDDYFMEYC; encoded by the exons ATGTATCATCCACTACAGGACTATTTCATAGCACCTGGAGTCCCTAAGTCTACTGACATGATCACACCAGTCAAAACTAAACCTAAAATAGCCAGCACTCGGGCACCTGGGTCAGGGAGAAAGCTTTCAAACAGAGACGTGTTGGTGATGAACTCCACAGCTCAGAGTGCTGAAGAAAACAGCCCAAATATCCCCTGTGAGCTCAGCAGCATCAATGCCACGGCGGATGTTGTGCCTCAAGACAAAGCTGACCTGATGCTGAAGAAGGGCACTGAGACTCCAGCAAAGATTTTTGCAAGAATGAAAGCAAAAGTTCAGAGACAAAATTCTGCCGGGAACGAGGCAGCTTCTATTCATGTAAATAATCTGGAGATTTGTAGTGGTGACCAGATGTCACAAAAGACTAACGTCAGCCAGGAGACATATGTGATCGCCGTCTCACCTCCACAGTCGTCACAGCCTGAAGAAATAGACTCATCACAAGAAAGAAGTTCTGAAAGACAAATCAAAGTTTTTAATGCTGAGTCGGAGTCATTTATTG CACCATTTGTTTTACTGGAGAAGATTCCCAGGGTTATGGAAGCAAAACGAAAACAAATGCCAGAGAGTCCTTGTAGGAGAAACAAAC AGCCCATTGTGCTGCTAGAGAAAGTGGTTCCAGTTGAGATGTTGGCCCAGCTTCAGCAGAAACCCGTAAGATTTGTCAGTGGATTGAAGGacatcagaaataaag GTGCTTGTGTAGTCTTTGGCGAGAGGAGCATTTCTGAAGAAAAAGACTACGAGAAAGACCTCCAAATAGAGCAGTCCAGTAGTCCTGAGTCTGATCCATTTAGTCGGTCTGAGTCTCAGTCGGATTGCACCGAAATTGTCCCTGGACCCACTCATAATCTGCTGGATGATCCTCTTCTGCTGCTTTCTCCCCGTGTCCTGATCCCACGAAAGCAAGCATCTGTGCTTCAGTCAAAACGACAAGCCAGACAAGTGGATGGAGCTGTAGATGAAGCAACCAAT GTGACAGGGATTCATTTAAGAGACTGGGTTGTGAAACTGCTCAACAAAGAGCTTGTGGTGGATGGTATTCGGAT AGACACTATGATACCTTGGCACAGCAGTTTTATCGTTGAAAGAATCTCGAGTAATGTCCTCAAGACATCATCTGGCGGAACCTACGTTCTTATTGGGAAAATGGCCAAACATCCCAATTCAT TGTTTCCGTCGTGGTTTTTAAAGAAGTTTCTTTTTGGGTTTCCAAAAATGTGGAAGGAGTACCTGGATCAGTTTTTGAGTGCTTATACAGG atcacAAAAAAGTCAAAAGGACAACAGCAGTTCTGTGAAACCTCCCAAAGCCAGAAAAAACTCAACATCCAAACATCCTAAGGTTCAAGACATTACAACAT CTCCTGTTACTCCCACTGATGGTGTTCAGCAGGACAGTGCCAAAGTGTCCCGCAGTGGCAGGATCATCAAACCACCACTGGAATACTGGAAAGGAGGGAGGATTGTTATGGACTCTGAGATGAACGTTACTGTCCATGAAGACTATTCCACCTCAGTACCATCCACG CCAAAGAAGCCATCATCACAGATCTCAGAGGAAAAATCATTCAGACCCGAAACTATGGAAAGAG AGAGATGCATCACATCTAGCAGTGAAGATGAATTATCAGTGCCAATGAGGAGAATCAAACAGCTTTCCAAACCCCAAGAGAAGATCCCCAGCAATCCACTTCCGGCTGAGAACACAACACGGAATAAACCTCCAAGATCTCAGAAAGGACCCCTAGTAGTGACCACCATGTCTGATTCAATTCATGCAGCTAAACAAAAAGCTAGTAGACCTCAAAGAGCCTCTCTGAGAAAACAGTGTTCAGCAGAAAAGGATACCTTTCTGAGTTCAGGGACAGAAATGAAGGAAAAGACAAAAGTTGATGCAGTAAATGCTAATTTCATGCCTGGAGATAGAGGAACAACATATGATGAACAGGAGACAGGCTTAGAGGAAAATCCAAAAACAAAGTGTAACAGCAAGTCCTCCCAAAAACAAATTCAAGTTGAACCACAGCCCATGCCACACGACTGCAGTTCCTTACGCCGAAGCTCTCGCATAAGCTCCAGAATCATATACTCTACAGACTCAAACAGCTCATTCACTTCTCCAGACCTTCCAGGAAGGCAAAGAGGAAAAAGAATCACAGCCCAGAAACAGCTAACAAAATCTCTAAAGACCTCTGTACTGCAACACTCTAATGGGCATAAGGAACAAATTGAACAAAAATCACTGAGAGGTTCACGTAGACAAAAAGCGATCTCACAAAAAAATCCAGATGATGTTTTGGTGGATGCTTCTACTTCTTTTCCCACAGATGACGATGATGAAGAGCGAGtacaacatgaaaaaaataccacACTATTGTTGAGAAAGGCAAAACAAAGGAAAGGTAAATCCCAACCTAAAAGTAATGGACCCCCATTTTCCTTGGAGAACATGCATTCTGAGCACTCGGAGGATGAGGAAAGAGTTTCAAATAATAGAGCAAAGAAATCTGAAAAAGTAAAAGTGAACAGTAGAAGCAAAAAACCACAAGCAAAAAACAACACGGTTAATGAACAAGATGATGGAAAATGGACTGAAGAAGAGCTGCAAAAACTACATGA GAGTGTTAACTCATTACCCAAACACCAGAGCGGTTACTGGGCACACGTCGCATATGTTGTTGGCACCCGGTCGGCTGAAGAGTGTCATGAACGGTATAATGCCCATCAGAGGAAGAACAAAATCCCCAGACAAAGAGTATCAAAGAAACCAGCAGCAACTGAGGAGCCGG GCAAGGAAGTAGTTGAAATCACCGCTAAAGCTGGAACACTTAAAAGGAGACATCAGATGAGACATTTCTTAGACCACATGCCCAAAGATGACCATGATGACGTGTTTAACAGCTCGCCAATGCACAATAAACAAATCAAG TTGCCTGTATTCGCTGCAAATGGGGACGATGAGGATTTCAGCCAACTTCAGAACCCTCAGACCCCCAGTTCTAGCATGTCTACTTCTGCTAAAACCCCTCAGTGTTTGCACATCAGCCCAGGAATGTTGGGGTCCATCAATAA gAATAACTTGGATAAGTACATTTTCCATCTTCAGAAGAACCAAAAAGGAAGGAAACGGAACAAAAAGTCTGCACAAATG GAGAAGCTTACACCAACTCCAGCTGTCAGGAAGACCCTAAAAAGATGTGTTG CTCAAGATGATGACTTTGTGGTGTGGAATATGCTCTCAGATAAGGATATGCCATCCAGAGATGATGACAGTGACGAGGAAGATGATTATTTTATGGAATATTGCTGA
- the im:7136021 gene encoding uncharacterized protein im:7136021 isoform X2 → MSYIQLPEEIWIHVFGFLSVRDKLSVRVSCTYFKGLIDHWALWKDSVLVIQKPGVYDTHFWKTLSRRKVKSVVVEKAKVKVLQQIVLYLPWVTSVNLLECSDGSALVTLAALKHLDRLVICQCSCRSLISSLLSLRNLTHLCLCEIQEASIAEIRNVLSQLTNLTSLHYHDDKNPISKTALHSLLTRLNNLKHLSLKLGPKYGIMPVDYFCPAGACGHSGEESVLHSLELLNYEDSCLSPDAFSALSSLTKLSVHYKTCIVCPLGCPFTKCLQELCMLSELNISYGYPLEMYAGSIPRTVRRLSLMGVKADLASVRILAKRLPELLHLHLDLYCHEISHIIAEMPQMFPKLQILKVRHHNVPASVFLQLQHLPRLRQLVILDAPQGPSPAVLDLTQKLQTQTNNRVHVLHSHLKDQTTCFCGFY, encoded by the exons ATGTCCTATATTCAGCTGCCGGAGGAGATTTGGATCCACGTGTTTGGATTTCTGTCTGTTCGTGACAAACTGAGTGTTCGTGTGAGCTGTACGTATTTTAAGGGACTGATCGACCACTGGGCATTATGGAAAGACAGCGTTCTGGTCATCCAAAAGCCTGGAGTCTATGACACACATTTCTGGAAAACTCTTTCCCGGAGGAAAGTCAAGTCCGTAGTTGTTGAAAAGGCAAAGGTGAAAGTCTTGCAGCAGATCGTGCTGTATCTGCCGTGGGTCACCTCAGTGAATCTGCTGGAGTGCAGCGATGGCTCAGCTCTGGTTACTCTGGCGGCTTTAAAACACCTCGACAGGCTGGTCATCTGCCAGTGTAGCTGTCGGAGTTTGATCAGCTCGCTTTTATCTTTGAGAAATCTGACTCATCTGTGCTTGTGTGAAATCCAGGAAGCCTCGATAGCGGAGATCAGAAATGTCCTTTCACAACTTACCAATCTTACTTCACTGCACTACCATGATGATAAAAATCCCATCAGCAAAACTGCGCTTCATAGCCTTTTAACGCGTTTGAACAACCTAAAACACCTCTCTCTGAAACTGGGACCAAAGTATGGGATCATGCCTGTTGATTATTTTTGTCCTGCTGGAGCATGTGGGCATTCAG GCGAAGAGTCTGTCCTGCACAGCCTGGAGCTGCTGAACTATGAAGACTCCTGCCTGTCCCCTGATGCCTTCAGCGCTCTGTCTTCTCTGACCAAACTCTCAGTGCATTATAAAACGTGTATCGTCTGTCCTCTTGGTTGCCCCTTCACAAAATGTTTGCAAGAGCTTTGTATGCTCTCAGAGCTTAACATTTCCT ATGGATACCCTCTGGAAATGTACGCTGGCTCCATCCCCAGGACTGTGCGTCGTCTGTCCCTCATGGGAGTGAAGGCAGATCTGGCGTCAGTCAGGATCCTGGCTAAACGGCTGCCAGAACTCCTCCACCTTCACCTGGACCTGTACTGTCATGAAATCTCTCACATAATCGCAGAAATGCCACAGATGTTCCCAAAGCTGCAGATCCTAAAAGTGAG ACATCATAATGTTCCAGCATCAGTGTTCCTCCAGCTTCAGCATCTGCCCCGACTCAGGCAGTTGGTGATTCTGGATGCACCCCAAGGCCCCAGTCCTGCTGTCTTAGATCTGACTCAAAAActtcaaacacaaacaaacaatagggTCCATGTGCTTCATTCTCATTTAAAGGACCAGACCACATGTTTTTGTGGATTTTATTGA
- the im:7136021 gene encoding uncharacterized protein im:7136021 isoform X1 gives MSYIQLPEEIWIHVFGFLSVRDKLSVRVSCTYFKGLIDHWALWKDSVLVIQKPGVYDTHFWKTLSRRKVKSVVVEKAKVKVLQQIVLYLPWVTSVNLLECSDGSALVTLAALKHLDRLVICQCSCRSLISSLLSLRNLTHLCLCEIQEASIAEIRNVLSQLTNLTSLHYHDDKNPISKTALHSLLTRLNNLKHLSLKLGPKYGIMPVDYFCPAGACGHSAGEESVLHSLELLNYEDSCLSPDAFSALSSLTKLSVHYKTCIVCPLGCPFTKCLQELCMLSELNISYGYPLEMYAGSIPRTVRRLSLMGVKADLASVRILAKRLPELLHLHLDLYCHEISHIIAEMPQMFPKLQILKVRHHNVPASVFLQLQHLPRLRQLVILDAPQGPSPAVLDLTQKLQTQTNNRVHVLHSHLKDQTTCFCGFY, from the exons ATGTCCTATATTCAGCTGCCGGAGGAGATTTGGATCCACGTGTTTGGATTTCTGTCTGTTCGTGACAAACTGAGTGTTCGTGTGAGCTGTACGTATTTTAAGGGACTGATCGACCACTGGGCATTATGGAAAGACAGCGTTCTGGTCATCCAAAAGCCTGGAGTCTATGACACACATTTCTGGAAAACTCTTTCCCGGAGGAAAGTCAAGTCCGTAGTTGTTGAAAAGGCAAAGGTGAAAGTCTTGCAGCAGATCGTGCTGTATCTGCCGTGGGTCACCTCAGTGAATCTGCTGGAGTGCAGCGATGGCTCAGCTCTGGTTACTCTGGCGGCTTTAAAACACCTCGACAGGCTGGTCATCTGCCAGTGTAGCTGTCGGAGTTTGATCAGCTCGCTTTTATCTTTGAGAAATCTGACTCATCTGTGCTTGTGTGAAATCCAGGAAGCCTCGATAGCGGAGATCAGAAATGTCCTTTCACAACTTACCAATCTTACTTCACTGCACTACCATGATGATAAAAATCCCATCAGCAAAACTGCGCTTCATAGCCTTTTAACGCGTTTGAACAACCTAAAACACCTCTCTCTGAAACTGGGACCAAAGTATGGGATCATGCCTGTTGATTATTTTTGTCCTGCTGGAGCATGTGGGCATTCAG CAGGCGAAGAGTCTGTCCTGCACAGCCTGGAGCTGCTGAACTATGAAGACTCCTGCCTGTCCCCTGATGCCTTCAGCGCTCTGTCTTCTCTGACCAAACTCTCAGTGCATTATAAAACGTGTATCGTCTGTCCTCTTGGTTGCCCCTTCACAAAATGTTTGCAAGAGCTTTGTATGCTCTCAGAGCTTAACATTTCCT ATGGATACCCTCTGGAAATGTACGCTGGCTCCATCCCCAGGACTGTGCGTCGTCTGTCCCTCATGGGAGTGAAGGCAGATCTGGCGTCAGTCAGGATCCTGGCTAAACGGCTGCCAGAACTCCTCCACCTTCACCTGGACCTGTACTGTCATGAAATCTCTCACATAATCGCAGAAATGCCACAGATGTTCCCAAAGCTGCAGATCCTAAAAGTGAG ACATCATAATGTTCCAGCATCAGTGTTCCTCCAGCTTCAGCATCTGCCCCGACTCAGGCAGTTGGTGATTCTGGATGCACCCCAAGGCCCCAGTCCTGCTGTCTTAGATCTGACTCAAAAActtcaaacacaaacaaacaatagggTCCATGTGCTTCATTCTCATTTAAAGGACCAGACCACATGTTTTTGTGGATTTTATTGA